From Asterias rubens chromosome 3, eAstRub1.3, whole genome shotgun sequence, the proteins below share one genomic window:
- the LOC117288584 gene encoding heparanase-like, with protein MLRHVTTFLVLVFAQAVFLLPKVDVTGFRQHEGPMLGINEIPDLSTRVLDYKVNVSLKLPIFKTDTRFLSHNVESAIFNKTNFNFSSTKLQTLMRGLAPAYLRVGGTSSDFVTFQNPCKEEVAKRNHHKQTILCPQDWIRLNDFCLATGLHLVYALNQLKRTEDGQWDPTNTEKLLDFNTYDVPAWELGNEPNSYLSHANISLSGEQIGQDFNVLRTIFNKRSNYRNAVIFGPDINIRGAIVTTIFLERFVAATNATNGTTFHCYYLDGSTATLDDFIDPEVLDVLPGEINLIKSTVDKYYGKEAKPMLGETGSAYNGGAKNLSDRYVAGFMLLDKLGMSAKMGLDVVMRAALYGSDYTMLDLDNLDPKPTYWSAYIYKRLVNTTVLEANVVNTNSSKDDRIVRVYAHCTSTEKSGYDAGAVTLIVMNLHKGHSANITLLQELYGQDVDQYLLTPHGPLGMTSLQIELNNNLLAMVDDRTLPEIKHVRLKGGRQLVLPPLSYGFYVVNNAKAESCIG; from the exons ATGTTACGTCATGTCACCACCTTCCTGGTCTTAGTCTTCGCTCAAGCCGTCTTCTTGCTCCCCAAGGTTGACGTAACAGGCTTCAGACAACACGAAGG GCCTATGCTAGGAATAAACGAGATCCCCGATTTGTCGACCAGAGTTCTAGATTATAAGGTCAACGTAAGTTTAAAATTGCCGATCTTCAAGACGGATACAAGATTTTTGTCCCACAACGTCGAGAGTGCCATCTTCAATAAGACAAACTTCAACTTCAG CTCAACCAAGTTGCAGACTCTGATGAGGGGACTGGCACCAGCTTACCTACGTGTTGGTGGCACGAGTTCCGACTTCGTCACCTTCCAAAATCCATGCAAAGAAGAAGTAGCCAAACGCAATCATCATAAACAGACAATTTTATGTC CACAGGATTGGATTAGACTGAATGACTTTTGTTTGGCTACTGGTTTGCACCTCGTCTACGCCCTCAACCAGTTGAAACGTACAGAGGATGGACAATGGGACCCGACTAACACGGAGAAGCTCCTAGACTTCAACACGTACGATGTGCCTGCATGGGAATTAGGGAACG AACCCAACAGCTACCTAAGTCACGCAAACATCAGTCTATCCGGAGAACAGATTGGCCAGGACTTCAACGTCTTAAGAACCATCTTCAACAAGAGATCCAACTATCGCAACGCCGTCATTTTTGGTCCAGATATAAACATCAGAGGAGCCATAGTTACAACAATTTTTCTGGAAAG ATTTGTTGCGGCAACTAACGCAACGAACGGTACGACCTTTCACTGCTATTACCTCGATGGCAGCACTGCTACCTTGGATGACTTCATTGACCCGGAAGTACTTGATGTTCTTCCGGGTGAAATCAACCTAATTAAATCTACGGTTGACAAGTACTATGGGAAAGAAGCTAAACCGATGCTGGGAGAAACGGGCAGTGCCTACAATGGAGGAGCCAAAAATCTATCTGACAGATACGTTGCAGGATTTAT GCTCCTAGATAAGCTTGGGATGAGTGCTAAGATGGGGCTCGATGTCGTCATGCGTGCTGCCCTGTACGGCAGTGATTACACGATGCTGGATCTCGACAACCTCGACCCCAAACCG ACTTATTGGTCCGCTTACATCTACAAGCGTCTAGTCAACACCACAGTACTTGAAGCAAATGTAGTCAACACAAACTCGAGTAAAGATGATCGCATTGTGCGTGTGTATGCACACTGTACATCAACAGA AAAAAGTGGCTACGACGCAGGCGCAGTGACCCTGATCGTCATGAATTTGCATAAGGGCCACTCGGCGAACATCACGCTCCTTCAAGAGCTCTATGGACAAGACGTGGATCAGTATTTACTAACGCCGCATGGGCCGTTGGGCATGACGTCATT ACAAATAGAGCTGAATAACAACTTGTTGGCGATGGTCGATGACAGGACATTACCGGAAATAAAACATGTTCGACTCAAAGGAGGGCGTCAGCTAGTTCTACCACCCCTGTCCTATGGGTTCTACGTTGTCAATAATGCAAAGGCAGAATCCTGTATTGGATGA